From one Bordetella genomosp. 9 genomic stretch:
- a CDS encoding hydantoinase B/oxoprolinase family protein, whose translation MSQEPATIDRDIFQHQLVGIAEEMSRALRRSAYSSIIWDMYDYATAMFTPDGEMLAQSETVTAQLGTMATALSHLRHAIPLETWKPGDVLICNDPYKGCTHTPDITLFSPVFNDGELIAVASTIAHHIDIGGRFPGTTVVDNVEVFAEGLIFPPVRFIEEGRQNPIISAFIESNVRYPKACFGDLRAQVAGCRTAERRLAELAQQHGNAGFRRLAAATLDYGERYTRAVIADLPGGTYEAETLVENNISSDELIHVRARVTVEGNAIAVDFAGSSDQVRCALNVPWSSTVSLTSYALKCLLTPDIPQNGGCNRPVSISAPEGCILNPRRAAAVGSRHYIAQAVADAVLKALAPAVPGRSAAGAHISFPIFRAGGLDDRPQMPTPKPFAILDIIGGGMGGSRSADGLNAVDTHGGNCSILSAEVMETFSPVRVLKSALIPGSGGDGMHRGGLGIERVYEILCSSAVGSAKLQQSSAQTAPWGADGGARGAEGVILYNPGMVEEQAVTAVQSKPQLYKRGDVIVIRSAGGGGYGDPAKRSADDRARDIEQGYI comes from the coding sequence ATGAGCCAGGAACCCGCCACGATAGACCGCGACATCTTCCAACACCAGTTGGTCGGCATCGCGGAAGAAATGTCGCGCGCCCTGCGGCGCAGCGCCTATTCCTCCATCATCTGGGACATGTACGACTACGCGACCGCCATGTTCACGCCGGATGGCGAGATGCTGGCGCAGTCGGAGACCGTGACGGCGCAGCTGGGCACCATGGCGACGGCGCTCAGCCACCTGCGCCATGCCATTCCCCTCGAAACCTGGAAGCCCGGCGATGTCCTGATCTGCAACGATCCCTACAAGGGCTGCACCCACACGCCGGACATCACCTTGTTCAGCCCGGTTTTCAACGACGGCGAGCTGATCGCGGTGGCGTCCACCATCGCCCACCACATCGACATCGGCGGACGGTTTCCCGGCACCACCGTGGTCGACAACGTCGAAGTGTTCGCGGAAGGCCTGATCTTTCCGCCGGTCCGCTTCATCGAGGAAGGACGCCAGAACCCCATCATCAGCGCCTTCATCGAATCCAATGTGCGCTATCCCAAGGCCTGCTTCGGCGATCTGCGCGCCCAGGTCGCCGGCTGCCGCACTGCCGAGCGACGCCTTGCCGAACTGGCCCAGCAGCACGGCAACGCCGGATTCCGGCGGCTGGCCGCCGCAACGCTGGACTACGGCGAACGCTATACGCGGGCCGTCATCGCCGATCTGCCCGGCGGCACCTACGAGGCCGAAACGCTGGTCGAGAACAATATCTCGTCCGACGAGCTGATACACGTCCGCGCCAGGGTCACAGTCGAAGGCAACGCGATCGCGGTCGATTTTGCGGGATCCAGCGATCAGGTGCGCTGCGCGCTGAACGTTCCATGGTCGTCGACCGTCTCGCTGACCAGCTACGCGCTCAAATGTCTGTTGACGCCGGATATCCCGCAGAACGGCGGGTGCAATCGCCCCGTATCGATCAGCGCGCCGGAAGGCTGCATCCTCAATCCGCGCCGCGCGGCGGCGGTGGGCAGCCGTCACTACATCGCGCAGGCCGTCGCGGATGCGGTCCTGAAGGCGTTGGCGCCCGCCGTGCCCGGGCGCAGCGCGGCGGGCGCGCATATTTCCTTTCCCATCTTCCGCGCCGGCGGCTTGGATGACCGCCCGCAGATGCCGACACCTAAACCCTTCGCCATCCTCGACATCATCGGGGGAGGCATGGGCGGATCCCGGAGTGCCGACGGCCTGAATGCCGTGGACACGCATGGCGGCAATTGCAGCATCCTGTCGGCCGAAGTAATGGAAACCTTCAGTCCCGTGCGCGTCCTGAAATCTGCGCTCATTCCGGGGTCCGGCGGCGATGGCATGCACCGCGGCGGCCTGGGCATCGAGCGCGTCTACGAGATCCTGTGCAGCAGCGCGGTCGGCAGCGCCAAACTGCAGCAGTCGAGCGCTCAGACGGCGCCCTGGGGCGCCGACGGCGGCGCCCGGGGCGCGGAAGGCGTGATCCTCTACAACCCCGGCATGGTGGAGGAACAGGCCGTGACCGCCGTGCAGTCCAAGCCGCAACTGTACAAACGCGGCGATGTGATCGTCATCCGCAGCGCGGGTGGCGGCGGCTACGGGGACCCGGCGAAGCGCAGCGCGGACGACCGCGCTCGCGACATCGAGCAAGGCTATATCTGA
- a CDS encoding hydantoinase/oxoprolinase family protein — translation MLYLSSDVGGTFTDLVLVDAAAGQMVIDKVPSSGRSADAIIQGIQRMLEKTGRPIGDLAGFIHGSTIATNAWLTRQGADAVLLVTKGFRDVLEIGTQRREHNYALTARRAPALISRSRIIEVAERIGAFGEVVESLTDTEIDRVVDVLCELKPDAIAISLLFSVRNDDHEKRLAAALRRRLGKAKIYTSVSINPELGEYLRANTTAAAAYVGPELDTYIDSLAVKLKDIGFASPLMLMRSDGGVATPEAIAENPATMLLSGPSGGVIAAAALGKAIGLPDMVTFDMGGTSADFSLIVDGEPRLSSERVIKDQVLRLPMLDIETISSGGGSIATVDHAGALHVGPLSAGSRPGPACYGKGGTQATLTDAAVVLGLLAPSDFASGDIALDPQAAYDAVHATIAVPLGMSAEDAAAGMIAVACSQMRQAIRALTIERGHDLRTFSLLAFGGAGSIFASFMERDLGVEQLVIPPTPGVFAALGILLADIRHNAQTPFSAGLQDLQPQAMSDRFAEMRGRLDAALARDGVEPPRRAFHYYADLRYQGQFHVITTVLDASDKGSWDLATVADRFHAKHRQAYGHSDPDSAIEIVNLRLEAVGSVDKPSFQRVAARASGEPRPWSTRNIVVEKGGRRRPCPVYRRADLLPGHELRGPAIVTQSDTTILLLPEQSAQIDDYGVIRITSGGRAR, via the coding sequence ATGTTGTATTTATCTTCCGATGTCGGTGGGACATTCACGGATCTGGTGCTCGTGGACGCCGCCGCAGGCCAGATGGTCATCGACAAAGTCCCTTCGAGTGGCAGAAGCGCGGACGCGATCATCCAGGGCATACAGCGCATGCTGGAGAAGACCGGCCGGCCCATCGGCGATCTGGCGGGTTTCATACACGGATCGACCATCGCCACCAATGCCTGGCTCACGCGCCAGGGCGCGGACGCGGTTCTGCTGGTCACGAAAGGGTTTCGGGACGTGCTGGAGATCGGCACCCAGCGCCGCGAGCACAACTACGCGCTTACCGCGCGCCGCGCCCCCGCGCTGATTTCGCGTTCGCGCATCATCGAAGTCGCGGAGCGCATCGGTGCGTTCGGCGAGGTGGTCGAATCGCTGACCGACACCGAGATCGACCGGGTCGTCGATGTGCTGTGCGAGCTCAAGCCTGACGCCATCGCCATCTCGCTGTTGTTCAGCGTCAGGAACGACGACCACGAAAAGCGGCTGGCCGCGGCGCTGCGGCGGCGCCTCGGCAAGGCGAAGATATACACATCGGTCAGCATCAATCCGGAGTTGGGGGAATACCTGCGGGCAAATACCACGGCGGCGGCGGCCTATGTCGGTCCTGAACTCGATACCTACATCGACTCCTTGGCCGTCAAGCTGAAGGATATCGGCTTTGCCTCGCCGCTGATGCTGATGCGCAGCGACGGAGGCGTGGCCACGCCCGAGGCAATTGCCGAAAATCCCGCGACCATGCTGCTGTCCGGGCCGTCCGGCGGGGTCATCGCCGCCGCTGCGCTGGGCAAGGCGATAGGCCTGCCTGACATGGTGACCTTCGATATGGGCGGCACGTCCGCCGACTTCTCGCTTATCGTGGACGGCGAACCGCGCCTGTCCAGCGAGCGCGTCATCAAGGACCAGGTGCTGCGCCTGCCCATGCTGGACATCGAAACGATCTCCTCGGGTGGTGGCTCCATCGCCACGGTGGATCACGCCGGGGCCCTGCACGTCGGGCCGCTATCGGCGGGCTCGCGCCCCGGCCCCGCCTGCTATGGCAAGGGAGGCACACAGGCCACGCTGACGGATGCGGCGGTCGTGCTGGGCCTCCTGGCTCCCAGCGACTTCGCCAGCGGCGACATCGCGCTGGACCCACAGGCGGCCTACGACGCGGTGCATGCGACCATCGCCGTGCCGCTGGGCATGTCCGCCGAGGACGCTGCCGCGGGCATGATCGCCGTCGCCTGTTCGCAGATGCGCCAGGCCATCCGCGCGCTGACCATCGAGCGTGGACACGACTTGCGCACGTTCTCCCTGCTGGCGTTTGGCGGAGCAGGCTCCATCTTTGCATCGTTCATGGAACGGGACCTGGGTGTCGAACAGCTCGTCATTCCTCCGACACCTGGCGTTTTCGCCGCGTTGGGCATCCTGCTCGCGGATATCCGCCACAATGCCCAGACGCCGTTTTCCGCCGGATTGCAGGACCTGCAGCCACAAGCCATGTCGGACCGTTTTGCCGAGATGCGTGGCCGCCTGGATGCGGCGCTGGCGCGCGACGGCGTCGAGCCGCCGCGCCGCGCGTTCCACTATTACGCCGACCTACGCTACCAGGGCCAGTTCCATGTCATCACGACGGTGCTGGACGCATCGGACAAGGGGTCTTGGGATCTGGCTACGGTCGCCGATCGGTTCCATGCCAAGCACCGGCAGGCATACGGGCATAGCGATCCGGACAGCGCGATAGAAATCGTGAACTTGCGGCTGGAGGCCGTCGGCAGCGTGGACAAGCCCTCGTTCCAGCGCGTCGCCGCCCGCGCCTCTGGCGAGCCGCGGCCCTGGTCCACCCGGAACATCGTGGTCGAAAAAGGCGGCCGGCGGCGCCCGTGCCCCGTGTACCGACGCGCGGATCTGCTGCCGGGCCATGAGCTGCGCGGACCGGCCATCGTCACACAAAGCGATACCACCATACTGCTGCTGCCGGAGCAATCCGCGCAAATCGATGATTACGGCGTGATCCGCATCACGTCCGGAGGAAGAGCGCGATGA
- a CDS encoding GNAT family N-acetyltransferase, whose protein sequence is MLPNETRIAEWRRGPYVMSTDRGRLDMERIHHFLSEQAYWARGLSRDSISRSVEGSIAIGVYADGRQVGFARVVTDCVRLAYLMDVFIDDEHRGHGLGTWIAEAIRTHPDLTAVTRWLLSTRDAHAVYQRAGWSPVAQPDWMMEVVAPPATPAPGGTGKQTGNEE, encoded by the coding sequence ATGCTCCCAAATGAAACGCGCATCGCCGAATGGCGGCGCGGGCCGTACGTCATGAGCACCGACCGGGGACGGCTGGACATGGAACGCATCCACCACTTTCTTTCCGAGCAGGCGTACTGGGCACGCGGACTGTCGCGCGACTCCATCAGCCGCTCCGTCGAAGGCTCGATCGCGATCGGCGTATATGCGGACGGCAGGCAAGTGGGATTCGCCAGGGTGGTGACGGACTGCGTGCGGCTGGCCTACCTGATGGACGTCTTCATCGACGACGAGCACCGCGGGCATGGGCTGGGCACATGGATCGCCGAAGCGATACGCACGCATCCAGACCTGACGGCTGTTACGCGCTGGCTGCTGTCAACGCGCGATGCGCATGCCGTCTACCAGCGCGCGGGCTGGTCTCCTGTGGCCCAACCGGATTGGATGATGGAAGTCGTGGCGCCGCCCGCCACGCCGGCCCCTGGCGGTACGGGCAAGCAAACTGGCAACGAGGAATAG
- a CDS encoding hydantoinase/oxoprolinase family protein, translating to MVFRVGVDIGGSFTDFAVLDERDNSIRTLKVLSRPDKPGSEIRTGLAALKDRYDIAPQDVSYFTHGTTVGINAVIQRKGVKLALFTTRNFEDVLELARLKIPHIHDLYSRRPAPLISRDMVFPISERIDRDGKVLQEVDRASVVAAVEGAVAAGAEGIVVSLLHSYRNGVHEQRVRDIVKEIAPRLLTSCSAQIWPIIREYERTITAIINAYVQPKVIHYLESFETALTEMGVPVPPRITKSNGGVMGVEQAKAECVQMILSGTASGVIGAGFIAQACGYPKLLSLDIGGTSADVAVIENGRAEYGTGEIIGDFHIFIPSVSVTSVGQGGGSIAWIDDLGVLRVGPESAGSLPGPVCYQRGGTRPTVTDAFVACGMIGHDELGYNAVKVDVEASRKAIGELAARLDISVEETAETIIQIAISSMYTDVSGLISRFGIDPREFYFLAFGGAGPMMACFLARELNMKGVVVPPTPGVLSALGGLVADLKNDFIKTLYQEVSAAIEDQVKDAARQLSDEAKDWLSREHGESLHFELKLSSDMRYRGQSFEIEVPLDMAWVERFDPAAIRKAFDTHHERLFGHSDATAPVQMINLRLVISSPTAKPRLVPLAKGAGQPAPQRGVNCHMDGSAREVPLYRRGDFLAGQSLSGPAIITQDDTTTCVPPRMHVEVDGYGNLVITPASN from the coding sequence ATGGTCTTTCGTGTTGGCGTCGATATCGGCGGCTCATTCACCGATTTCGCGGTCCTGGACGAGCGCGACAATTCCATCCGCACGCTCAAGGTCCTGTCGCGGCCCGATAAGCCCGGCAGCGAAATCCGCACCGGCCTGGCTGCGCTGAAGGACAGGTACGACATCGCCCCGCAGGATGTCAGCTATTTCACGCATGGCACGACGGTCGGCATCAACGCCGTCATCCAGCGCAAGGGCGTCAAGCTGGCGCTGTTCACCACGCGGAATTTCGAGGACGTGCTCGAGCTCGCGCGCTTGAAGATCCCGCACATCCATGACCTGTACTCGCGCCGCCCCGCCCCGCTCATCTCGCGGGACATGGTGTTTCCGATCAGCGAGCGCATCGACAGGGATGGCAAGGTGCTGCAGGAAGTCGACCGCGCCAGCGTGGTCGCGGCGGTCGAAGGCGCGGTCGCCGCCGGGGCGGAGGGCATCGTGGTCTCCCTGCTGCACAGTTATCGCAACGGGGTTCACGAGCAGCGCGTACGGGACATCGTCAAGGAGATCGCGCCGCGGCTCCTGACATCCTGCTCCGCGCAGATCTGGCCCATCATCCGCGAATACGAGCGCACCATCACCGCCATCATCAATGCCTATGTCCAGCCCAAGGTCATCCATTACCTGGAGTCCTTCGAGACCGCGCTGACCGAAATGGGCGTGCCGGTGCCGCCGCGCATCACCAAGTCCAACGGCGGCGTCATGGGCGTGGAACAGGCCAAGGCCGAATGCGTGCAGATGATACTGTCCGGCACGGCATCCGGCGTGATCGGTGCGGGCTTCATCGCCCAGGCCTGCGGCTACCCCAAGCTGCTGAGCCTGGACATCGGCGGCACTTCCGCGGACGTGGCGGTGATCGAGAACGGACGCGCCGAATACGGCACCGGCGAGATCATCGGCGACTTCCACATATTCATTCCCTCTGTCTCGGTGACGTCGGTCGGCCAGGGAGGGGGATCGATCGCCTGGATCGACGATCTGGGCGTGCTGCGGGTAGGCCCTGAGAGCGCGGGTTCGCTACCCGGCCCTGTCTGCTATCAGCGCGGCGGCACGCGTCCCACCGTGACCGATGCCTTCGTCGCCTGCGGCATGATCGGCCACGACGAGCTGGGCTACAACGCGGTCAAGGTGGACGTCGAGGCGTCGCGCAAGGCCATCGGCGAACTGGCCGCCCGGCTGGATATCTCGGTCGAGGAGACCGCGGAAACGATCATCCAGATCGCGATTTCATCCATGTACACCGACGTCTCGGGCCTGATATCGCGTTTCGGCATAGACCCGCGCGAGTTCTATTTCCTGGCCTTCGGTGGCGCCGGCCCCATGATGGCCTGCTTCCTGGCCAGGGAGCTCAATATGAAGGGCGTGGTCGTCCCCCCTACCCCAGGCGTGCTGTCGGCGCTGGGCGGCCTGGTGGCCGACCTGAAGAACGATTTCATCAAGACGCTGTACCAGGAGGTCTCGGCCGCCATCGAGGACCAGGTCAAGGACGCCGCGCGCCAGCTATCCGACGAAGCCAAGGACTGGTTGAGCCGCGAACACGGCGAAAGCCTGCACTTTGAGCTCAAGCTGTCCAGCGATATGCGCTATCGGGGCCAGAGCTTCGAAATCGAGGTTCCCCTGGATATGGCGTGGGTGGAGCGCTTCGACCCTGCAGCGATCCGCAAGGCCTTCGACACGCATCACGAACGCCTGTTCGGCCATTCCGACGCGACCGCGCCCGTGCAGATGATCAACCTGCGGCTGGTCATTTCGTCGCCGACCGCCAAGCCCAGGCTGGTTCCGCTGGCCAAGGGCGCCGGCCAGCCCGCGCCGCAGCGCGGCGTCAATTGCCATATGGATGGCAGCGCCAGGGAAGTGCCGTTATATCGACGGGGCGACTTCCTGGCTGGGCAGTCCCTGTCCGGCCCGGCCATCATCACCCAGGACGACACGACGACCTGCGTGCCGCCGCGCATGCATGTGGAAGTGGACGGCTACGGCAACCTTGTTATCACCCCTGCTTCGAACTGA
- a CDS encoding hydantoinase B/oxoprolinase family protein: MAIDGRNLQILANYCAAAADAMAFTLMRTAHSTFVKETEDFSCQIVTPDGLCFASPRSFGAPWYSGIDYKPVLDLIADYQEGDICITNDSYAGNVATHSPDIHIWKPVFHDGRIACFVVGHIHNTDVGGAVPASLSRSLTEIVQEGIRIPPLKIVSNGKMDENVASIMRLNVRSPEQNWGDFNAQLASVSIGERKIQEIIARFGFEDFSAGIEGILDYAEAQARRIIRTIPDGEYFYADYADEDGDGGNPCRIAITMRIEGDTLELDYTGSDPQLTSSLNMPTGGRERHPLGLVGVTYALSTLDPTLLLNAGTLRPTRAIMPKGTVMNCEAPAAVGMRSLTCAVSQIATLGCFSLAVPDRMPANSPGGNAIMNVKTFDEKNRLVVASIGPVGGGGGATPRHDGSEGSGGLSAFLKNTPVEINEVEVPILIRRYGLHPDTGGPGRYRGGLATVMEFSVSAPNTIVTARNRNRSNFASAGVLGGRAGSTSTFTTNPDTPQAVEHGNKDVISCGPGDVVRVIGPGAGGYGPAIERDPAAVLRDWRCGFVSIDAARRDYGVAILDGAVDQQETARLRSAMASAPDEHFDHGMARTEFEALWTDARYQFLTAFLAESPVIWRHFLKGLVFDAVAAGRHGDEPLAAQMAAIFADIRAQYPAIGEASAA; encoded by the coding sequence ATGGCCATAGACGGACGCAATCTACAGATTCTTGCCAACTACTGCGCGGCCGCCGCGGACGCGATGGCATTCACGCTGATGCGCACCGCGCATTCGACCTTCGTCAAGGAAACCGAGGACTTCTCCTGCCAGATCGTCACGCCCGACGGCCTGTGCTTCGCATCGCCACGCAGCTTCGGCGCGCCCTGGTACAGCGGTATCGACTACAAGCCGGTACTCGACCTGATCGCCGACTACCAGGAAGGCGACATCTGCATCACCAATGACAGTTATGCGGGAAACGTCGCGACGCATTCGCCGGACATCCACATCTGGAAGCCCGTTTTCCATGACGGCCGCATCGCCTGCTTCGTCGTGGGGCACATTCACAACACGGATGTCGGCGGCGCCGTGCCGGCATCGCTGTCACGATCGCTGACGGAGATCGTCCAGGAAGGCATACGCATCCCGCCGCTGAAGATCGTTTCCAACGGGAAAATGGACGAGAACGTCGCCAGCATCATGCGCTTGAACGTGCGCTCGCCGGAGCAGAACTGGGGCGACTTCAATGCCCAGCTCGCGTCGGTATCGATAGGCGAACGCAAGATCCAGGAGATCATCGCGCGCTTCGGCTTCGAGGACTTTTCCGCCGGCATCGAAGGCATACTGGACTACGCGGAAGCCCAGGCGCGGCGCATCATCCGCACCATTCCTGATGGCGAGTACTTTTATGCCGACTATGCCGACGAGGACGGCGACGGCGGGAATCCCTGCCGCATCGCCATCACGATGCGCATCGAAGGCGATACGCTGGAATTGGACTACACCGGATCCGATCCGCAACTGACGTCGTCCCTGAACATGCCCACCGGCGGACGCGAACGCCATCCCCTCGGGCTGGTCGGGGTGACGTACGCGCTTTCCACGCTGGACCCCACGCTATTGCTCAACGCCGGCACCCTGCGTCCAACCCGCGCCATCATGCCCAAAGGCACGGTCATGAACTGCGAAGCGCCCGCCGCGGTCGGCATGCGCTCGCTCACGTGCGCCGTTTCGCAGATCGCGACCCTGGGCTGCTTCTCGCTGGCTGTGCCCGACCGCATGCCGGCGAACTCGCCGGGTGGGAACGCGATCATGAACGTCAAGACCTTCGACGAGAAGAATCGCCTGGTCGTTGCTTCCATAGGGCCGGTCGGCGGCGGCGGCGGCGCCACGCCGCGCCACGACGGGTCGGAAGGCTCCGGGGGACTGTCCGCCTTCCTGAAGAACACGCCGGTGGAAATAAACGAAGTCGAAGTGCCCATCCTGATCCGTCGCTATGGCCTGCACCCGGATACGGGCGGCCCCGGCCGCTATCGCGGCGGCCTGGCGACGGTGATGGAGTTTTCCGTGTCGGCGCCCAACACGATCGTGACGGCGCGCAACCGCAACCGTTCCAACTTCGCGTCCGCCGGCGTATTGGGCGGACGCGCCGGATCCACGTCCACCTTCACCACCAATCCGGATACGCCGCAGGCAGTCGAACACGGCAACAAGGACGTGATTTCCTGCGGGCCCGGCGACGTGGTGCGCGTGATAGGTCCGGGCGCCGGCGGCTACGGCCCGGCCATCGAACGCGATCCGGCGGCGGTGCTGCGCGATTGGCGCTGCGGCTTCGTCAGTATCGACGCGGCCCGCCGCGACTATGGGGTCGCCATCCTGGACGGGGCCGTGGACCAGCAGGAAACGGCGCGCCTGCGATCCGCGATGGCATCCGCTCCGGACGAACACTTCGACCACGGGATGGCCCGCACCGAGTTCGAAGCGCTATGGACTGACGCGCGCTATCAGTTTCTTACGGCATTTCTTGCCGAGAGCCCGGTCATCTGGCGCCATTTCCTGAAAGGCCTGGTTTTCGATGCCGTCGCCGCCGGCAGGCACGGCGATGAGCCGCTGGCGGCGCAGATGGCCGCCATCTTCGCGGACATCCGGGCACAGTATCCGGCCATCGGTGAAGCGTCGGCGGCCTGA
- a CDS encoding helix-turn-helix domain-containing protein has translation MIRAEDENAKRLGDRIRSLRGERGLSTLELAAKSGVSAGMISQIERGNSNPSIKTLQRLRSALGISVWQFFDEPKDDAPTTPPFVLRRGQRPMMELKESGLVKELLSPQSADALRFMFIEMSPGSATEDVFVGGGQKAGYVIAGSVQLTVGEVTATLDVGDSFQFNSNVEHSLANPSDVEARVLWIMSGLDTHL, from the coding sequence ATGATCCGAGCAGAAGACGAAAATGCCAAGCGGCTCGGCGACCGGATCAGGTCGCTGCGCGGTGAGCGCGGTTTATCCACGCTGGAGCTCGCGGCCAAGTCCGGCGTGTCCGCCGGGATGATCAGCCAGATCGAACGCGGCAACTCGAATCCATCCATCAAGACGCTGCAAAGACTGCGCAGCGCGCTTGGCATCAGCGTCTGGCAGTTCTTCGATGAGCCCAAGGACGACGCTCCCACCACGCCGCCGTTCGTGCTTCGGCGCGGCCAGCGTCCCATGATGGAACTGAAGGAGTCGGGCCTGGTCAAGGAGCTGCTGTCGCCGCAGTCCGCGGACGCGCTGCGCTTCATGTTCATCGAGATGTCGCCAGGCAGCGCCACGGAAGACGTTTTCGTGGGTGGAGGTCAAAAGGCCGGCTACGTGATCGCCGGCAGCGTGCAGCTGACGGTGGGCGAGGTGACCGCCACGCTGGACGTCGGCGACAGCTTCCAGTTCAACAGCAACGTCGAACATTCGCTGGCCAATCCTTCCGATGTCGAAGCCAGGGTGCTCTGGATCATGAGCGGGCTCGACACGCACCTGTAG
- a CDS encoding cupin domain-containing protein → MSLLKTIRTADLGEGTISTAAAEILLEGSPTFTTWNQDDAKDGTIRTGVWQATPGTTKSIKGAKFEFCLLLEGAVELTEEGGATVTYRAGDSFVMKPGFIGTWKTIETLRKIYVIVE, encoded by the coding sequence ATGTCGCTGCTCAAGACGATACGTACGGCCGACCTCGGAGAGGGAACGATATCCACAGCGGCGGCGGAAATCCTGCTGGAAGGCTCTCCCACCTTCACCACCTGGAACCAGGATGATGCCAAGGATGGCACGATCCGTACGGGCGTATGGCAAGCCACGCCAGGCACGACGAAGTCGATCAAGGGCGCCAAGTTCGAGTTCTGCCTGCTCCTGGAAGGAGCGGTCGAACTCACCGAAGAAGGCGGCGCGACGGTGACCTACCGCGCCGGCGACAGCTTCGTGATGAAACCCGGATTCATCGGTACGTGGAAGACCATCGAGACGCTGCGCAAGATCTACGTCATCGTCGAATGA
- a CDS encoding aldehyde dehydrogenase family protein: MTRTCGFDPASVEFARGHFIGGQVVEDATDHLSVARPSDLIPYADLPIGTADTVDRAVTAARQALSSSGWATQSPRERVRAMRRWADLVESHQEELGRLEALGSTRPISQVIASDVAGVAEAIRFFSEWADKLGGDVAATRSNDLGMIVSEPYGVVGAITPWNFPLSMASWKAAPALAAGNAIVLKPSELTPFSTVRLAQLAVQAGIPPGIFNVVQGTGAVTGDAITRHPGIAKISFTGSTRTGTAIMTAAAESGIKPVILELGGKSPQVVFADADLERAADCIAGSLLANAGQACVAGSRLIVERSAEAALVGLLQRKLSNIVPGHTWNASTDYAPIVSEIQARRIDRILQQSRDQGAEFVMGGQRIEGYGGAWYQPTLLTNVTAATAAVREEIFGPVLTIQAFDTEEEAYALADHPEYGLAAGVYTRDLGRAMRAMRAIQAGTVWINRYTRTMDFILPTGGYKRSGIGKDLGRQAVEQNLRHKTVLIDIGADQAAR; the protein is encoded by the coding sequence ATGACCAGGACCTGCGGCTTCGATCCCGCCAGCGTAGAATTCGCGCGCGGCCACTTCATCGGTGGACAGGTCGTCGAGGACGCCACCGACCATCTGAGCGTCGCACGTCCGTCCGACCTGATCCCTTACGCCGACCTGCCCATCGGCACCGCCGACACGGTGGACCGCGCAGTGACCGCCGCCAGGCAGGCGCTGTCCAGCAGTGGCTGGGCCACGCAGTCGCCGCGTGAACGCGTGCGTGCGATGCGTCGTTGGGCGGATCTGGTCGAAAGCCATCAGGAAGAGCTCGGCCGGCTGGAAGCCCTGGGCTCGACCCGCCCCATATCGCAGGTGATCGCCAGCGACGTTGCCGGCGTGGCGGAAGCCATACGGTTCTTCTCGGAATGGGCCGACAAGCTGGGCGGCGATGTCGCCGCAACCCGATCGAATGACCTGGGCATGATCGTGTCCGAGCCTTATGGCGTGGTGGGCGCGATCACCCCGTGGAATTTTCCGCTGAGCATGGCCAGCTGGAAGGCGGCCCCTGCGCTGGCCGCCGGCAATGCGATCGTATTGAAGCCTTCCGAACTTACGCCCTTTTCGACCGTACGGCTGGCCCAGCTTGCCGTACAGGCCGGCATACCGCCCGGCATCTTCAACGTCGTCCAGGGTACCGGCGCCGTCACCGGCGACGCCATCACCCGGCATCCCGGCATCGCCAAGATCTCGTTCACGGGGTCCACACGCACCGGTACGGCCATCATGACGGCCGCCGCCGAAAGCGGCATCAAGCCCGTCATCCTGGAATTGGGGGGCAAGAGCCCGCAAGTGGTGTTTGCCGATGCCGACCTGGAGCGGGCCGCCGACTGCATCGCCGGCTCGCTGTTGGCGAACGCCGGGCAGGCCTGTGTGGCCGGGTCGCGGCTGATCGTCGAGCGGTCGGCCGAAGCAGCGCTGGTCGGCCTGTTGCAGCGGAAACTGTCCAACATCGTTCCAGGCCACACCTGGAATGCATCGACCGACTACGCGCCTATCGTGTCCGAGATCCAGGCCCGGCGTATCGACCGCATCCTGCAGCAGAGCCGGGACCAGGGCGCCGAATTCGTCATGGGCGGGCAGCGTATCGAGGGATATGGCGGCGCGTGGTACCAGCCTACCCTGCTCACCAACGTCACTGCCGCGACCGCGGCCGTGCGCGAGGAAATCTTCGGCCCCGTACTGACGATACAGGCCTTCGACACCGAGGAAGAAGCCTACGCCCTGGCGGACCATCCGGAATACGGCCTGGCCGCCGGCGTCTACACCCGCGACCTGGGACGGGCGATGCGTGCGATGCGCGCCATACAGGCCGGCACGGTGTGGATCAACCGATATACGCGTACCATGGACTTCATTCTGCCGACCGGGGGCTACAAGCGTTCGGGCATCGGCAAGGACCTGGGCCGGCAGGCGGTCGAACAGAACCTGCGGCACAAGACCGTGCTGATCGACATCGGCGCGGACCAGGCCGCGCGCTGA